The genomic interval ATATAATTGAACGGTAGATTGCAGTGTTGCCaccttatttttctataaaaggGTAACTCGGTACTCCAAAAAGGGCTTGATAGGgcttaaaaatgaataagagCCGTGTAACCGTGATTAGATGTAAATTGCAAATTTTTCTAGTTCTTTATAATTCTGTAATATTACAGTTTAGAGTCCGAATATTTTGACTAGATGGCATGGCATGGTTTAAAAGTAGAGATAATCGCAAAAAATGCTAAATAGGACTTGATTCCTCATTTGGGGTTAAAGAGTTTAAAAGGTGGCAACACTGGTAGATTGTCATTCGACCTCATTTAACGGCATGCTTTTAGTGACTTTGTAATATCACGGTGATGTGACAGTGATAACGAAACGGGTATTAACGATACTATATTTagataacaatatatacaaactattatacaatacaactaacacaatactttttaaatacgaataaaatacaaaaacatctCGCTTGAGGAATATTTCTATAACTTCGCCATTCCTATAACATAACCATATACCCCGtcgctatttatataaacatattattgaaaaaaatcattcaaattattttagcgatttaaaattaactacatGGGATTAATGTATTCCCATGTAGTTACAACTTAatctgtattaataaatatcttcatggaatatgtatttataaatataaagtaaagagATAAACTCTTTGTCTATAgtttatactagcggtccgccccggcttcgcccgttgtacatacatagcctatcatcatcatcatcattagcccatatatgttcccactgctgggacacaggcctcctatgagggttcaggccataatccaccacgctggccaagtgcgggttggcagatgtcacatgccgtcgaacttttaatccttggacatgccgatttcctcacgatgttttccttcaccgtttttaagcagtggtgatgttatctacatgtgcagataaattgaaaatcaatttatttcctgcgcgctcgcccggtctcgaaccccgacttatcgattttgtggtccaaggtcctcaccactgagccaccactgcttttctatatagcctataaccttcctcaatatatgggctatctatATACCCGCAGTTCcagagattagcgcgttcaaacaaacaaactcttaagctttataatatcagtatagattTTAGAGCTAGAATCCCTTATTTTAACCAAGTTATCCCACTCTAACACCCCTATAATTAATACTAGACTTAAGATCGCGGTTACTTTGGTAACTTCTTACTTTAGAGACGAGACTTTTTGGCCGTGATCGTCTAGTGGTTAGGACCCTACGAGACGAGACTGAGACCAGTGATTTgttgtttgtataaatttgtGCATTTCAGCTCTAGCCTTTTATTATCAGTATAGACTCTGCTAATACAATAcagcatttttaaaataagtttacatACCTTTTtgctacttttttttttctcctcttattgttgtgtttgtatttatgtttttcctatttccttttttataatgttcagTGTTTTTGTTAGTTGTTGTGTGTGTCTACATGTTTGTGTataacaaactaaaaactattatattttcggAATACCAACACCTATACAAATTTAAGTAACATTCATAAatcatatgaatataaaatatatcataattttacaattttgacCTTTGACCTATTAGATCGAACCAGACTTTTACTCTCTCATATTCAGGTATGGGCACACATTGAATGCTAGATTGGGCTAAATTTAAACAGAGCCTTCTATTTTTTAGGTATGGCAACCAGTCCACCTCTTGATTTCGCCATGTTGgttttctgaaataaaaatgtagatatatatatatatttataactttattatacacttaaattctaattgatacaaatatttgtgatttcaatgttttttttaacatgaaattataatagaaccatagattataaaagATAGCCAATGATACTTGTATGTCTTAAACAGCTATactcattttaataatgttttgctTTCGGATTGGCATTTGGCTTCATCTGCattaaaacatagaaaaaaagggAAGCATTATGGAAATCGCATCTACCCTCAGCCTTTGACCCGATTTTGTGACAGATATAACACAGTGTTACCATGATATTaaccagctgtctacgtatcaaatttcattgcaatcggttcagcagtttttgcgtgaaatagcaacaaacacacacacacatccttacaaacttttgcatttataatattagtagggtaggatcggattagtaggatgactACACTTACCCAGTCTTTGCGAAATTACACCATGCCTCAGTCAGCATATCGACTACCTTCATATCGCTTTCCGTACACAATTTCGCCTTCTTctccttataaaatatatactgtatCAAATCACCATGCGTTGTCCCATTGAAACCCAACTTTTTCATGACCCTAGTGTTCATACTACCTGGATAATCAAACCTACAGAGATACAAGTCGTTTTGGTTTTGGGAAAACGTCTCCACTTCGTACATTATAtctcttaaaaaatatgtatcagATATCAGAGTCAAATATTCTTCGAGCGTTCCCATTTCAATGTTTGCATCTTTAAAATACAGTTCTCTTAACCGTTTTTCGATTTTATACGCCCGGGACGATTCAGTGTCGATAAACGAATATCGAGGTATGAATTTACGCAAgtttctattgaaattaatgcTGCCATCTTCATGTCTCTGAATAAACAACGCAGCCTCGTGTGTTGCCGCCGTGAGGATTTTCGGCAATTTCTTGTATCGATTATTTCTTATCGACTCCAGTGGGTATTCGTCGAAAAACGCTTCCACGTTCTCGAACTTTCTCTCAACCACCGGAAGTAAAAACGAATTCAATATAAACGGATCGCGATTCACTTCGCACATTGTGTACGCGTAAATTAAATCCTCTACAGACGCTTTAGAAAAGAAATCGAACAATTCACTTGTATCAGATATATCTTCACCCATGTTTTTAGCAATTTCTTTCGCTTTTCCCACATAATCTTCATTGATTAGATACAAATCTGACAATAAGCTAGCCGATTGACAGATGACTTTACTTATCAAACCATCCGCCATTTTAGACGTCAAATACGAGTCGACTATACACGCTCCCGCGCTTTCTCCGCACCCAACAATGTTGCCGTCATCTCCATTGAAATTccctatattatttttgaccCATCTTAGGGCCATTATTGTGTCCTTAGCGCCGGCATTGCCAGGTACCACTGGAGTGTGAAGGCAGAGAAATCCAAATATGCTTAATCTGTAGTTTATGGTTACTATGACAATGTCATGTCGGATCAAATAGTCTGGCCTGTAATAATCCCCGTAGCCGACTAAAAATCGACCACCATGCACGAAAAATAGAACCGGgagtttttctattttttccgATGGCAAACTCGGGGTATATACGTTGAGGTATAAACAATCTTCTGAGCCCTCTATGCCACCTGCCGCATTGAGCTGTATGGCTTTATTACCAGGTTTTGTTGCATCCAGAACACCAGACCAGGGTTCTGGTTTCTGGGGATCCTGGAATAAGAAAGGTATGGCTTTAAAGATTTCGtatcattgaaattttattaacaagcttttttaatttttttttttaaggctTAACCTGTGGTATATTCTAACCTACAGAACTCAGGGCTCTACTCAACTCAACTCAACGAATTCTTGAATTTTGTCTAGTAGATCCTAAGATTAgggtgttcaaacaaacaactttTTCAGCTTTATTGTATGTCGGATATTggttgtgttttaatattctgttggATGAATAATTGTGATTTTGGATGATAATTGTGAAGATACAGATGACGCTTTTCATAAGTTGTCAAAACTCGTTTAGCTAtagaatcatataaaaatatgaatcacTTTGAAATGGGGCCCATTCGTACGGATTGTGCCTTGGTGTTTAAAGAATACGCCATCTTAAGATCAGGAACAAAActgatttatttcacaaataccTACATTACTATTGACACACTCAATtgacataataattttgtgggagtcgagcacgcttcggcacgaattgggccagctcgcaccggggaagtaccacacccccacagaaaaccggcgtgaaatagtggcatgccactgtgtttcgtacggtgagtgggggagccggaggcctgcttccttttcctcacccgtcccagaccattccttctttccagtcgttaatcctttccttttcccttaccccaaaaaagcgggcagcgcattcgcagaggcactgcctctgcgaatgttcatgggcggtggtgatcgcttaccatcaggcgaaccacaagctcagttgctcgctatgacataaaaaaaaaaaataatattcaacagtgttcaaacattctttattcaatgttctacccaactaccctcactttgcTAATAGTCtttgttatcaactgactATATCAATTAGGCAGTTGTGTAGAATTGCAGGACATTCTAATTatgatcaaattaatttttaacaaatcctCTCTTTGATTTCttacatgtatatatgtaaagaaTTATAGACATTAATAtggaaatcataaaaattttatgaaatctgcatttacactaatataataaagaagaaaaatttgtatttaataaaagaataaattgaataaattaaaaaaaaaattgataccTTCaccattcaataaaattaccatattaacttaaattataaaagttaaagtgtgtttgtttgtttgtcttttgttGCAACAGAGCAATTTAATGGTATGATTTATGTGTCTAGAAACAGGAGGCTAGAGTgtgatatatatagattatatgaaACAACTTTGCAGGGTAATAAAATCACTTACCCTAAATCTAAGGTCTCCGACAGGTGGTTTTGCATATGGTATACCTTCAAAACTGTAATACCTTTTACCACATGGTGTGGTACACTCTTTCCCTCTCATGATCCCTTGTGCGACTACAATTTGTGGAGCCATggctgaaaataaataaataaatcaaattaataaaaatttgtggtGAGCATTTGAAGATCAATAGCTGTTTTTGTTTCTCATAAACTTAAGAATGGACTGCTGATAAAGTTGGACCAATTAAGCTAATATTGGTGGaagttaagaaaataatggaatataataatcaataaatatttaaagaaccCCCATGGActatctttttgtttttttctccCTCTTCCATTAACAATtcgaaatttggtatgtagacagctggacaactggaataacatataggcaactttttatcccaatattcctacgggatacagacttacacgggtgaaaccgcggggcatagctattagttttataatacctTAAAGAATATGATCCGCTGcattagaaaaaaacatttcaaaatatttttctaatggTTAATAAGTATGCTAATATATAGGCAATCATTCAAATTGCTTGCCAAATTATTCTTAAAGTAAAGTAATACAATCAATAGATGTTTTAGTAATTTGTGTGGTTATGATGTGTGTGCAGCCAGCCCTATATAGCATTTCTAGTCCCCTTATGTGAAAAAGTGTTTCCAATAACttctttaaatttcataataaggATTTTCTTGTGACCATATAAAATGGCTTaagttatacatacataaatatggtTTTAGAAGAAAAGACATAAGGTAACGATGCGTATCGGTGCAAGTCACGTATTATTTAGGTAGTATGAAGTTCAGATTATcacgatttaaatttaaacaattaaaatattattcatacaacaaacgtggaaaaataataaaagaaccaatgattgaattaaaataaaattttctttacaattttaagataatatagataaagtaTTTAAGATACAAATTAAACTTTGAACTGACAAGATTAAATCTATAAAGTTTTACTTacctaatatattttgtataatatttattaactttatgtagatattatatgaaataaccagttaaaagaaatatcacCTTTGATTTCTAAGTTTGTTTACTTCGAtcaatttaacatttcttGACAGAAAATGGGTAGTAATTATCCGTAGTATTATCCCACTTTTTGGTAGTAACGTTAtcgcaatatatattttatttactgtcACGAATTCTGAAGAATGAATATTATTGGTCTACTATCTACAGACtgatttacttaatttattattgcaatacattaacacattataaattaattattgatttattggcTTGATTATGAAAAATTGCTAGTGTAAACCAAATAAGTaggtatcatttaaattttaccacagattaaaattttaaaaaattactatgcCTTAGTCTTACGTCACAGATTCAGTACTAATTCGAATCACAGATTGCGGGTATCAAACTTTACTGAATTTAGTTCCTAAATACAGAAggaaatttagaaattagagGCTACTGGATCACACAGccttttttatatacgtattaatgactatgatatttattatgatatgatattttttttataacttattcaGAACCGAAGGattcacaatttatttataaatgagttCGAGATCGTCttatgtttttcaatataaatcttgtaattcaaaagcaaaatttttatgatagtaaaaattataaatacaaaagaaaaattagtTATATGATAATAGAATAGTGAGAATGATTAGTGGTAACATAAAACtcgtattcatatttaaaaatattcaaatatttatttatatatttagtagtgtagtatatatttagtattccAAACCCCATTGACAAAATTGATGCCTGAAAAATATCGGGCTATTTATAATACTgtactttaaaaaagttaagttttaagttactataaaattactaaatgatggatttaaaatatgtaacttttTCTTGAGACGATAAATAGTTCACGATCGTTCTATATTTGttatctttcttattttttataatctgtagaCACTAAGTTATGACTTGAAGTTTCCGAACGATATTTCGACATGGCGCTAGCGCCGTTGCGACACAGTAGCGTGACAAGTCATGTCATTTTTGCCCatgatatatgaaaaaatccAATGGCAGATTCTTTTTTCGGGTTCGATACTTCGTCGTCGGTAAGTTTTTAAACGTATACACGTAACGAGACATTCAATTTGGTATACAACAACCATATATTTATCTCTAGAACATAAGTGCCAGCGTGCCCATCGAACCTACATTgaaacaaattgttattttattccttattttctatttgtgGGGCACCACCTAGATATAATATggtaaatataacatagtgtacttataaatacgtatattGTTCAAAGTACAATCTTGGAATTGTTTGTATTCTTGGAAATATGTGATATTGAATGTAACGAATGCAACTACGTAAAGAGTAGTTGTTTTCTGAAAGCGAGCCTTGTTTTGATTCAGATATGTACTACGTTAAGTATAAAGTGATAGAACGAGAGCTGTTTGTGCTACTTGTTCGTTATAGACTCAACAATACATTAACGTAGAAATGCCCTTCCATATGATATATTAGTCACGTTTATTCAAAGATTGCTTGCTATAAATGATGTCAGGGTGTACGAGTATACAAATCATAGCTTATCTGTttaataaagtgtatttttttaatattacaatatttttttatgcatcATATGTACATTGGATCTAATAAGAATGTTATTAGTGtaccaataaaattaaatagtccagacttttataattatgttgtataaaatgttaaccTGTATGATATCATTGcaatattatgcaatatttttttaacacaccTTAATCatatattgtttgaaaaatatggttttattattcatatttcatgaCAACTGCTGTAGGGTTTCAGTGGTACACATAGCACATTATAACCTCCTATCTTTTtaccacaatttttttacatatagtctcttcataaatacattgtaGTTATTGTGCTCTagacacataatttattacatcctgatttaatgattatgtattttaaagtttgGTAGTCTACTGGCCCTtgcagaaaattaattattgaaacaaatacatatcatCTTATACACAATCAAATATGGTAGAGCACTTTCAAagccattaaaaattaattataaaatagttcttGCTTTTTCTGCTTTCATTGTTGCAAAGTCATcacaggctatatatatattatttatatatgaaaaaaaaaaacaacacaaaatgTACCAAGAGAGTATTCggaacacactaatctcagaaactactggtttCAAAAGTTTCTTCTACCATAGGATACACATCTATATCTAACTAAAAGAACTTTTGACTTCCCTGAATGTTTTAGCTGTATGTGTACTATAGGTGAAGCTGGGGTAGACTGTtagtaatagtaatttattaacgagtgatatatatttttaatttgataagaaataaacatatactCTTAAGCCTATGGCAATTACAGCATATTTTAAGTCAGTTTTTGATTAAGACAGCGAAGGTCTAGTAAGCTGTTAAGTAAACAGAGAAATAGGTAATTCTCACTCTTCAAtacttgataatattttaatcataattctaaaataattgtcaaatgcttaatacataaatagttGCAGCTGAGCCCCATGGATTTACCCACATCAAATGTGATCTTATGTAGTCTTCCTTCATTCCAAATGGACTATTACtagttgaatttttaaactagCACTAAAACAATTTGAACCAATAGGtcttgagattagtgtgttcaaacaaacaatcactcttcagctatatatCATTAGTATGGATTGATGGCATAAAATAATGGCGTAAATAATAGCATCAAACTTAAATTTCAAAGTTGCACAcctttattagcttcacttgtatatttgtgtgtaaCTGACTCttttatacattgtttttacCCACTTCAAACAGATAAAATTAGTTCACACTTATCGTAtggtaacaatacaataatttcatgagcaTATCTTATTATCTGCATTGGAATTtccagtattaaatattttttttactctgtATAACAGCGAGACAATTTACTTGATTCAATCATTAAAGTGTTTTGATGTTcattaagtgttttatttattttgtagatacaaatataactaatttaaGTAGGTCtcttaatgataaatatagtGTGCAAATCATCAAAGCAAAAATTATGAATCTATATCAGTTTGTGTTCCGCTTTCAGAACTTAAACGATGATGATTGTGCAGAGCCGTCGGAGGAAGAGTATGACGCTCTCAATAATGAGACATTCGGACAGGACTGtgagtaaataataactttatctacagtagcaataaaatatatagtcaaGTGGAAGATGGACAAACAAACTTACTTCATGTTGCTTTTCATAGATtaactagcatacccggccatgcgttgctgtggctaataataaataattaaaaaatgttaagattacaaattattgggataattaatcgaaataaaaaccatcCTATACCacaagttggaccaaattacacataaaatgccaaatttcatcaaaaatgtacatcatgacactggataattatatattaagatgctTACGTTGTTAATTCTTGTTCCATTCTTGCTAATTGTTTtgcctataattattttaattaaagttcttttagttataaatttttttttctcttaaatCTATATACCTAAAAAACTGAACTAAAAATTGTGtagaaactaaatataatgttacagATGGATTATAGATGTTATGGATTTCATCTGCTTTATTGGGCTtccataattaaatagtacaaattatacttaacttgcaattcaatatatataccacCTATTCTTCTGTCATTTTAATCATTACAGATAAAACATAGTTTTAGCCAAGCAtgctaaataacaaaattgtcCATTAACCaatgtcaataataaaataagtaaataaatgaaagaataaaagtTGTTAAATCAAAACGTAGATCAGTTCATTTATGACaaatctaaaacaaataatattatgcctTCTTACTACTTACTACTACTAAGTTCTTACGACTACTCAAAGAATAAACTGTTGTTGCGTCCAGTAATTGCGCCGATTTAGAAACtgtccatatttatttttggtccttcgagccggatcTATTTAATCATCCGTTCTATCATTCTTCCAGCGGACGACTTCGACTGGGAGGTGGAACATGAGCACCTGGCGGAGCAGCTCGAGAGCAGCCGCCGGCAGAATGCGATGGACGAGGCTGACTCTAGGCTTGGtgagtttttaataagaaagtaagaatgataaaatgaaagaaagtCTTTCGCTTTTGGGAGGGAAACATTCAATTGACATCatttatcctatcctatcccttcccatcctactatcctactaatattataaatgcgaaagtttgtaaggatgtgtgtctgtgtgtttgttgctcttttacgcaaagactactgaaccgaatgcaatgaaatttggtacgtagacagctggacaactggaataacatataggcaactttttatcccgatattatatattatactagatactcgggtgaaaccggggggcgcagctagtcagtTATTAGGGGGAGTGAAGGCTAATTTAGTTGCGTATAATTAAGTGTCAGTCACTCACTTGAAAAtag from Zerene cesonia ecotype Mississippi unplaced genomic scaffold, Zerene_cesonia_1.1 Zces_u001, whole genome shotgun sequence carries:
- the LOC119838050 gene encoding esterase FE4-like, whose translation is MAPQIVVAQGIMRGKECTTPCGKRYYSFEGIPYAKPPVGDLRFRDPQKPEPWSGVLDATKPGNKAIQLNAAGGIEGSEDCLYLNVYTPSLPSEKIEKLPVLFFVHGGRFLVGYGDYYRPDYLIRHDIVIVTINYRLSIFGFLCLHTPVVPGNAGAKDTIMALRWVKNNIGNFNGDDGNIVGCGESAGACIVDSYLTSKMADGLISKVICQSASLLSDLYLINEDYVGKAKEIAKNMGEDISDTSELFDFFSKASVEDLIYAYTMCEVNRDPFILNSFLLPVVERKFENVEAFFDEYPLESIRNNRYKKLPKILTAATHEAALFIQRHEDGSINFNRNLRKFIPRYSFIDTESSRAYKIEKRLRELYFKDANIEMGTLEEYLTLISDTYFLRDIMYEVETFSQNQNDLYLCRFDYPGSMNTRVMKKLGFNGTTHGDLIQYIFYKEKKAKLCTESDMKVVDMLTEAWCNFAKTGKPTWRNQEVDWLPYLKNRRLCLNLAQSSIQCVPIPEYERVKVWFDLIGQRSKL